From the Brachybacterium sillae genome, the window TCGGGGAGCAGGCTCGTGTCGGCGGCCTGGCCGCCGGTGAGGACGAAGGCGAGCAGGCGGCCCTTCCCGTCCGAGACGGCGTGGATCTTGCAGGTCAGGCCGCCTCGGGAGCGGCCGATCGCGTGGTCGCCCGGCTCAGGCCCGAGATTCTTGTAGTTCGATGGGCCCCCCTGTGTGGCGGGGAAGGGTCGCGGCGTGCTGGTGGGCGCGCACGATCGTCGAGTCGATCGAGCACACCCAGTCCAGCTCGCCCTGCGCGTCGGCGGCCTGCTGGGCGCGCTCGAGCGCGCACGCACACACGCCGGTCTTGGCCCACCGGTCGAAGTGGCGGTAGATCGTGTTCCAGTTCCCGAACCGTTCCGGCACGTCCCGCCACGGCGACCCGGTCCGGAACTTCCACGCGACCGCTTCCGCGACCAGCCGCCGATCCATCGGCGGCCGACCCGTCGCCTTCGGCGCGGGGAAGCACGGCCCGATCAGCGCCCACACCTCGTCCGTGATCACATCTCGATCGCTCATACCGAAAGGGTGCCCCGCCGATGGCGGGACACCCTTTCACAACACACCCTAGGGGGATCCGCACTCCTGTTGCTGACCGCCTCCATGCTCATCGCTGGGATGCCCGGGTGGGTCCTCGTCACGGTGCTGATGCTCCTGGCCGGGATCGGCCTGCGCTGGCGCACCGGGTGGGCGACTCTCGTGATCGGAGCGCTGGCAGTCGGCCACGTCCTGGCGGCGCTGCCCCTGGTCCCCGGGGACGTGATGGTGTTCTACGCGCTGTACTGCGCCACTGCCTTCGGCAGTGAACGCACCGCGACCCTCTCCCTCCTCGCCGCGGCGCTCGGTGCGGGCCTTCAGGCCGCGGTGTGGGTCTCGATGGATCCTGCGTTCGGGTGGCTCGGACGCGCCGCCGGATGGGTGGCCCTGACCGTCGTGGGTCTGATCCTGGTCGGCGGGGTGTGGGCCGTCGGGCGCTTCCATCGAGTGCGCGCCGAGCAGATCCGCCTCACTCGCCTCGCGGCCGACCAGGCGATCCGCGAACGGGAGCAGCGCACCGCCCTCGCCGTGGCGCAGGAACGCACCCGCATCACCCGGGAGATGCACGACATCGTGGCCCATTCGCTGTCGGTGATCATCGCGCAGGCCGACGGCGGCCGGTACGTCGCCGAGCACTCCCCGGAGACTGCGGTCCAGGCCCTCGGCACCATCGGCGAGACCGGACGGTCGGCCCTGGCCGACATGCGCCGCCTGCTCAGCGTGCTGCGTCAGGATCCCACCAGCGCCGTGGCACCCCAGCCGGATCTGACGGGCCTGGACGACCTCGCCGCCCGGGTCAGCGGTGCCGGGGTCCCCGTCAGCGTCCACGTCGAGGGTCCGGTGGCGGATCTCCCGCCGGCCCTCTCTCTGGCCGCCTACCGCATCGTGCAGGAGTCCCTCACGAACGTGGTCAAGCACGCCGGTGCCGGCGCGGAGGCTCGCGTGACCGTCACCCGCACTCTCGACAGCCTGCAGCTGGAGACGGTCGACTCCGGGGGCGACCCCGGGACGCTCCCGGCGATCGGCGGCAGTGGGCAGGGCATCGCCGGAATGCGCGAACGGGCAGCCCTGTTCGGCGGCACCCTCGAAGCGGTACCGCTGCTCGCCGGAGGGTACCGAGTGTTCGCCCGTCTGCCCCTCGACCCCACCGTACGGAAGGCCCCCGCATGATCCCGCCGTCTGATCAGTCCACGCAGGATTCCGATGTCACGGACCTGCGGATCGCCCTCGTCGACGACCAGGCGCTGGTGCGCGCCGGATTCGCGATGGTGATCGATTGCCAGCCCGACATGCGGGTGGTGCTGCAGGCGGACGACGGCGCCCAGGCGGTCGAGCAGCTGCGCGCCCACCACGTGGACGTCGTTCTCATGGACGTGCGGATGCCGCGGATGGACGGCATCGAGGCGACACGGCGGATCCTCGAGGGCACCACCCCGGACCGCCCCCCCGGATCCTGGTGCTCACCACGTTCGACCTCGACGACTACGTCCTGGACGCGGTGCGTGCCGGGGCCAGCGGGTTCCTTCTGAAGGACGCGCACCCCGCCGACCTTCTGGCCGCGATCCGCACGGTGCATCGAGGCGACGCGGTCATCGCGCCGTCCACCACCCGCCGCCTGTTGTCACGGATGGTGCAGGCCGAACGCGAACCCGTGCGAGACCCGGCCGTGCTGAACGTGCTGACGGACCGGGAGCGGGAGGTTCTGGTGTTGATCGCGCGGGGCCTGACGAACCAGGAGATCGGTGCCGAACTCTTCGTGGCGGAGGCGACCGTGAAGACGCACGTGGGGCGGATCCTCGAGAAACTCGATGCGCGGGACCGCGTTCACGCGGTGATCCTCGCCTACGAGACCGGATTGGTGGCGCCCGGCAGCTGAGAACCCGTCCCCCGGCCACGAGATGCCCTCGGCGGCGTCGCCCGCTCGCCGTCGTCGTCGTCCTCGTCCTCGTACGGA encodes:
- a CDS encoding IS5 family transposase (programmed frameshift), encoding MSDRDVITDEVWALIGPCFPAPKATGRPPMDRRLVAEAVAWKFRTGSPWRDVPERFGNWNTIYRHFDRWAKTGVCACALERAQQAADAQGELDWVCSIDSTIVRAHQHAATLPRHTGGPSNYKNLGPEPGDHAIGRSRGGLTCKIHAVSDGKGRLLAFVLTGGQAADTSLLPEVLDQIRVPRPGPGRPRTRPDRVLADKGYPSRANRAWLAERGIKATIPDRQDQAAHRRRRGSAGGRPPAFDPEVYRGRNVIERCFAKLKQWRGIAMRTCKTARSYAAAISLAATLHWLTSKV
- a CDS encoding sensor histidine kinase, which codes for MLTASMLIAGMPGWVLVTVLMLLAGIGLRWRTGWATLVIGALAVGHVLAALPLVPGDVMVFYALYCATAFGSERTATLSLLAAALGAGLQAAVWVSMDPAFGWLGRAAGWVALTVVGLILVGGVWAVGRFHRVRAEQIRLTRLAADQAIREREQRTALAVAQERTRITREMHDIVAHSLSVIIAQADGGRYVAEHSPETAVQALGTIGETGRSALADMRRLLSVLRQDPTSAVAPQPDLTGLDDLAARVSGAGVPVSVHVEGPVADLPPALSLAAYRIVQESLTNVVKHAGAGAEARVTVTRTLDSLQLETVDSGGDPGTLPAIGGSGQGIAGMRERAALFGGTLEAVPLLAGGYRVFARLPLDPTVRKAPA